In Tachypleus tridentatus isolate NWPU-2018 chromosome 7, ASM421037v1, whole genome shotgun sequence, a genomic segment contains:
- the Alr gene encoding evr1_Alr domain-containing protein Alr: METSRSTVSGQDNVNNETFIVKGERKVPCRACTDFKTWAKQQGMNFSSFLGSSRTIPNHECPLDKDELGRNTWSFLHTMAAYYPDKPSFTDQEDMKKFIMIFSRFYPCDHCASDLRENLKTNQPNTQNKYHLSQWLCELHNSINKKLGKPVFDCSKVQERWLHGWRDGSCG; encoded by the exons ATGGAAACTTCGAGGTCTACGGTTAGTGGGCAGGATAATGTAAATAATGAAACGTTTATTGTAAAAGGTGAAAGAAAAGTTCCATGTCGAGCATGTACGGATTTTAAAACTTGGGCAAAACAACAAGGGAtgaatttttcatcttttttaggg tcaTCTCGAACAATCCCAAATCATGAATGTCCTCTTGACAAGGATGAACTGGGACGCAACACATGGTCTTTTCTCCATACCATGGCAGCATACTACCCAGATAAACCAAGTTTTACAGATCAGGAAGACATGAAGAAATTTATTATGATATTCTCGAGGTTTTATCCATGTGATCACTGTGCATCTGATCTTcgagaaaa TTTGAAGACCAACCAACCAAACACCCAGAACAAGTATCACTTGAGTCAGTGGTTATGTGAGCTGCACAATAGCATAAATAAGAAACTAGGCAAACCTGTGTTTGACTGCAGTAAGGTTCAGGAGAGATGGCTACATGGATGGAGGGATGGATCGTGTGGATGA